A region of the Hylaeus volcanicus isolate JK05 chromosome 5, UHH_iyHylVolc1.0_haploid, whole genome shotgun sequence genome:
gcaaaaatagaaatagaatctAGCAACGATGATGATGATCATTTTACAGgttttgtaaatgtaaacaGCGATGTCGATAAAGACCTTAGCGATCGCATAGACGACGTAGACACGCAAGATTTAAATCCTATTACGGAATTCCATAAGTACGATCTAATGCGCCGTTTGTCCATCCACGCTCCTAAATCTGCTTCCATTTCCTCGCAAACGTCTACCAAAGATTCAGATcaaactttcttttcaaaagGAGAAGATCTTCGATGCTTACTTCCCAGTGTAGATCCTTCTCAaagaatttctcaaatttcgtCGCAAGTTATCGATCTATCCGACAAATCGACTGAAACACGTGGTATGATTACCATGGACGAGTCGCCAGAAAGAGCAAATCTAGATCCTTCCATGCAAATAACTCTTTTAGACTCTGgcaaaaaaaagaggaaaccaAAAAGGTATCTTGCTACTTTCGACTTCTAGTAAATGTAAGAATAATTTaccaatactttttttcttatgttacAGAGGAAGTTTATCGGAAAAATTACAATCTGTGATTAATAGTCAAATATCGTTTGTACGTATATGGAGGCACCAACTTAAGCAAGCAGTAAAAGACAATACCTCTCTACCGTGTGTTGTCGTTTACGTACGAGCATGTACGACTCGTTTTAGCAGGCAATTTTTAGAAGGAATCGCGACTGAAGATCCATTCAATTTGCTTTCTcgcaaagaagaaaataaatttcctagatctataaaaattatgacgATTCCCGAAATCGTAGGTAAAATCGCATTCAAGTCCACGAGTAAGGTACAAATTTTTCCTCCTTGGGAAATTTTAGACGATAAGGAATTAATATTACACgtaacatatataaatatagtatcAAATAGCGAGCAAATTGATCTAGAAGTAAGTAAATTAAAAGCAGAACACGTTAAACGACAGATCATGAAACAATTCGATTGTCCATGCATCGCTGCAGACGAAATGATTTTGTCTTGTAACGATCGTTTCGACAAACCTAACGTCGTCGAAAAgttatttatcgattaatcATACATTTGTACTAATTCTATTATGTGTTTTTGCAAAAGTGTTCCAATAAATCTATTACCAAatgaaactgatatttttccttatttcctatcgatttctttatttttgaacaatGATTATACGCATAATGGATAAGGTAGATGCACGTTTCTGAAAGTTAAATGCCACCCTATAGATGGCTGGTGTTCCCTTGTCTCACTTGTTTTATACGTGTCATTGGATGCAATTGAATGTACGTCAGTCAGTCAGTGTACCAAAGCGTTTGTTTAAGTTTCGCggatgcaattatttttatgcaaattttacTGTTGTTCCCTGCTTTGAAAAATCATAACAAACAGATAGGTACGTGAATGAACCATTATCGAACTAATTTACTATTACTCATCCTATAATTCGATGCTTTATGTGTCATCAAGTTTATactataatacaaatatgaaaGAACAGTgcgttttattattcgaatgatcTGCAGCGATATATTATTGTCATGTAACTTTCCACGCTTCTTATTATCATTGGTATACCTAACCTCACATACTACGCACTTGTTTTGGGTTTTGGATGCAGAATAAAAACTACGTAGTCTTGATAATAACCTATAATTCGACTTTTATTAAGGAAATAATCTTGTTGGTTTCTAGTTTCAGATTGTTGGTTCTTTAGATAATAATGTCAATAGCTCAAGATCGACCTGAACTTTATGAAGAAGTGAAGCTTTACAAGAATgcgagggaaagagaaaagCACGACAATCAGGCCGATTTATACGCTGTCGTAAATACTTTGCAACATTTAGAGAAAGCTTATATCAGGGATTGCGTGACACCAGAAGAATATACAGCTGCTTGCAGTAAACTGTTGGTGCAATACAAAGCAGCTTTTAAACAGGTATTTTCTATTACTGGCAAGTACACAGGAATATATTCCTAGCTTTAATCTTTGTCTCTTTTTGACTAGGTGCAAAGCGATCAGTTCCCTACCATAGATGCTTTTGCCAGAGCATTTCGATTGGATTGTCCTGCAGCACTCGAAAGGATCAAAGAAGACAGACCGATTACTATAAGATATGATAAGGGCAACACATGCAAATCTATCGCAGACATTGTATCTCTATTCATTACCTTGATGGACAAATTACGACTCGAGATCAAAGCTATGGATCAACTACATCCTGATTTAAGAGACTTAGTGGACACCATGAATCGTCTCAGCATACTACCCAGCGATTTCGATGGAAAAGACAAACTCGAAGAGTGGTTACAAACTCTTAACAACATGTCTGCATCTGATGAGTTGTCTGATACGCAAGTAAGACAACTGATTTTTGACTTGGAAACTTCCTACAATGctttcaacaaaattcttcACAATTCCTAAACTGGACAGTTTTAATTGCGTCGAAACGCgcgacaaattttattctatcgtGTACCTCCGATCGTTCCTTTCATATCGCTCGAGGGCAACACAGTTAAAGGTTCCACAGTGCTACATACTTTGATTTCTGCGTAAAACGTGAATGTACTATGTACGTACGAgtatagatatatacataAGTATGTATACATGAAAAAAAGCTATGCACAGAGGCGACTATTTTGTACGCGATTCTTTGTAAAACGTGTCAACACGGTGAattgttaaatgtaatatccaatgtatatacagtatcgattaaaataataaaattaatcgtagGTGCTTACCaggaacaatttcatttctaagtAGCATCTAGCATCCGATTCCTTTCTTCTAATCAACCTTAAACTCGACACAactatgtaaatattattcgacaaGTTGAAACGCACTTTTCTTGCACATTATTTCgcattttctaattaatttatacacaaAACCGACACTGCAATAAACATGTCTGTTACTGTGCACTACGTTCTTCATTTTGACGgaatcgaaaaatgaaattcgatcttgcgataaataatcgaatcgataTATTCGAGAAGAACCTTTCGCGCTTCTTTACAGTGACGTTGTAATCACCAGTGCCACTAGAGGGAGCGACGGGTTAGATTTCTTTACCGataaaagatttattattacaggtaagtaattatttcgaaattgaaGTTTTTTGGGTTACGATATTTAAACGTTCTCGAACAGAGATCAAATGACACACCGATATTATCTTGCGTTGTGTAGCTCGGGTCTTTCAGGGTACCTGTGTTTATGTTGTGGTTCATTGACTACCAATCACCGAACTCATGGCACGGTTCACTGGTCACCAGTTGTTGTAAACAAAACTCGGGGAATGCAACTATGAAAAACCAGACTGggaaagtttcaaataattacttttatgcTTTTGTTTACGAATACAGATATACGAAATTTCGACACGATGTTTGGAATACGTTACTGGCTAGCTACGTTACTGGCGTCGGTACGATGTTATCGTTAGAGTAACTCACGTTCGCAAGAATTTCGCTGAAAACATTCGAGACAGTAAATTCGGTGGGGGCAAGAGGTAAGTCGATCGATGAGCAAAATGCCGACGGGCTGATGCGTCGGTCGATCTGTTTGCGAACAATGATACCTAACTCGAATCGCGTCTCTTTGATGTGCCAAGAGCAGACTTTTCCAAGTCGTGTTTACGTTGGATCGGTTGGAATGCAAACGAAGAGGGTGGTCTTTCGTATCTCGCGATTGCCGGCAAATACGAGCGTCAAGTGTAATAACGGACCGACCCACGAGTATCAGAACTAACCTAACCCCCGCGATGGAAATCGACCAGTctcgttcgatatttttttccccCTCCCTTCTACTTCTTTCGATCGGAGATTTCGATAGGGGAACCCTTTAAAATCCTAACGGCGTTGCGTAACTTTTTCggaaaagggaaaagaaaatggaaaagggtTGGAAACCTTTGCGAAATCGGCGTTGTTACGTACATGCTTTCTCATTACCGTGGTAAAGATGCACGGGGTCTACACTCCGGCGATAAATGTGTCTCTCGATAATCCCTGGAACGGTATGTCGACGCAAATGATCGACATTTATCTCGACCGAGCGCACGGATATACGATTTAAATCACATCTCGTTCGTACGGAAATATTTCCTACTCGAATTTCCGACAACCGTGTCAAACTCATTTTGGAGCAGAGATGAGCGAAATGATCGCCTCTGGATACGAGTTTTGAGTAACATGAAAAAGATTAATAACCAATGTTATTCTATTTGAACTgtaaaatggaatatttttgtgtactTTTTAACTATTGAATTGGCGCTgcgatatatttttgaatcgaaaataaaattttcaaataattaatggaTGCAAAACTCTATCGATTATTGGCAACTATTACACGATGAATCGCTTAATCATATCTTATGGCAGTGCGAATTGTATGATAACGAGAGATGTAAACCAATTGTAAATCTTCGCAAGGTAGGTGTACAGCTACCTTCAGAGGTATCCATGTTAATAGCGAAGCTGAATATTAAGGCTTGCCTACGAATGATaatctttttgaaaaactgtAAGCTAAgggtataaatattataatttaagtcCGGCATCGTTAAGTAGAAGTTTAAGATTACTCGTAAGTAGCAATAGTTTAATGTACAAACCATTGTAACAAGTTAATTACGTCCTTTCTTACTTCTTGTACTCGATTTTTATGAATCTCCTTTTTAAATCttgagatttaaaataaattaaaaaaaaaaaaatactggtAGGTATCGCTCGCGAATCACTCTTAAATCCCTGAGAAACATCAGGTAGGGCCAGAACAAGAGCGGAGTTACACTCAGTTACGCTCACCCCGACAACTCGCGTCCGCGAAGATAAGATATTTTGCCATGTTTCTCGATATAGAGAGGAAAGAAAAGTCTCTGGGTGTACCACACAGGAATAAAGGTATCTTCGATACGGAGAGACGCCGTTGAATCGATGAAGTATAGATTGTAAACGGATTATTCGGCGCAGACGAGTCAGTATGCAGCGACGCAGCTTGCCGTCGGGTTCCCGAGCAGCCGAGCATTGGAATTGGTAACATTTGTCGGTGATTGGAAGAATTTATGAGCCACCCAATCCCCCGCCCGACTGTTCAGTCCGCCCTCATCTTCCGTTCGCCGttgaattttcttccttttccatCGCGCCCACCCCATGTCTATCTATCAATTCGTTCATCTGCTCTGGCTCTTCTATCCCCGTTCGTTTTCTTCTGTTTCCTCTCTATCCGCCACTCTGACTAGCGATAAATCACTTCCCCGACTTGGTGAGATTTAATATAACGTCAATATTCTTCGGTAGGGAAATAAAAAGGCAGGGGTATCTCTCGTCGGCTGGGCCAAGACTCGACTCTCGAGCACTATCACTCCCATTCCCTGCAGAGGAGTTTGGGATTTCATACCCTGTACCCTCGATATCCTTTTCCTTCTCTTCGAGCAGTCGAAGCATTCCTCTCCAACAGACACCTCGAATTAGGTTAGCTTCGGGAACAGCACTTCGGCTGAACCACCCCTCTTCTGCACGCGTGTCAGCGCGAAGCCTAACGTGTGTCTCTTATATGTACACCCTTTCTGTATTCCATAAGTAAATATCTTAACAATAATTCCAGAATAAAAGTTTTACGCTTCGACTTGAATTTCGAGTTCGATTTTCTCCCCTTTGTAACTTTACCATCAAGTAAAACGCAAATACACTATCCTCCTTATACGTGTAATAACAAAAGGCGCTATTCAATGGACCGcattaaacgaaattactACACGTGAAGTGTAGCGTGGCCTGTGGCTGACGGTTTCCAAATTAAACGGTGAAAGCGAACGTGATACAGAAGACGGGACAAATTGTGGATCCGCGAGGGAATAAGGGAGGGAGCACGAATGGAAGAggactgtttaaaaaaaaaaaaaaaccaaaaaaaaaaaacaatcaacTCTGAAATTCGTGCAGAACGCACGAAAGTTTCGCGTCCAGACCGAACACGGGTCTTTACGAGCGTGGAAATTGTAGCGAGCACCGATTAAAACTGTTTGGGCGTTAGGTACgcaaaatcgtaatcgtaattttcgtttcctcttgttCGCCGTCCACGCTCGACACATCCTGGGTATACAGAGTTCGCCAGCGAATCGTGAGACGAggacaaagtttcaaaaattttcttgttgCTTGCGACGCTGCGAAAAATctgatcgaattaaaattcgataaaggagggaaagtttgaattctgtttgaattttatataccgtacGTTTAAGAGGAAGAAGCATAATCGAACGAAATAATTCTTGACGCGCGAGGAGGGGTACATTGCGGCGAAGAATTGAGAGAACGGTCTGGTACGGACCAGAGAcagagattttttaaaattgaattcgtttACCCGAGAAGTGCGGACGCGTCGACTGAAAAAGAACAACGCCTCCGATGGAAGGTTTCCGCGGTGTTCCGGAAGCGATTAAATCGGAGAGAACTCGCGCGGGAGGTTTAAAACGTCGTTCGAGCGTAATTCGGCTGTGAAATCCAACGGTCTCGCGGGCGACAATCTTGATTATCTAGCTAAACCGAAGTTCGAGGATCCCCATGGTATCGGTATACCCTGTATTACTTCAAAGATTCTTCGTGCAACGTTTCTTTAACGAATCCCCATGGTATCGGTATACCCTGTACTACTTCAAAGATTCTTCGTGCAACGTTTCTTTAACGAAACCAAACGTGAAAGTTACTCTTatgttcgttaaaaattcctcTCGCGATAAACGTTTCCTGTCCTTAGCTGGCGCGAGAGGTCGCGGCATTCGAAGGCACGAGGGAGTACGCTAAAcgcggaaattaatttccgcgGTTGGAAAATTGCCACCATAGGCCGACTCGTGCATCAGAGAGGAATTGCGACGGGAAATCGTCGTCGCGTGCGTCTCTAATTCGCGACGAGCCAATTTCAGACGATAATCGTTCCATCTCAATTATACAGAGTGGCTCGAAAGTCCCGTTGGAAAATGGTGTAGCAGAATAAGCACGTGGAACATCCCCTCGAGCTGAATCGGACTCGACTCGATAGAAAATTTTCAGACTTTTACCGGACTCCTCTCAAACGCCTCGGAGTGAATATTAAAGATACGGCTGTAAATTTTCCTGGTAGTTGCTCCGCGTTATTCTCCGCGCTCGTCGCTCGTTTGATCTTCCCGAATTTCGACGCGAAAACGAATTCGTCCAACCCCTTCTTCGTCGAATTATTTCCGCGTTACGCTGCCCGTAAGAACGAACAGACCCGCGGAATTTTAACGAGTTTCGCGCAACTCGATATAACCGTGGTGCAGGGGATTGGAGagggcgtcgcgacgtcgagGTCTACGCCTCCGCCGTCCTCCCTGTCGGCTTAAATCTTTCCTTCCACCCTGGGAAACGTTGTTACCCCTTCGGCATCCTCCTAAAAAGGATATTTCCATCTCTGTCCGGCAACTTTTTGAGCGTCACCATCtgtcgcgacgcgtcgcgacgcctaGGAAGCGAGAAGGTAGCGTTCGCGGGATCTAGCCCCGAGTCGAAGGCTCTCGATCCTCCGACGAAGTTTTGATTTATTCAGCCCTCGGATCAGCGGATGCGAAGGGGGAGCCGAAGggcttgaatttttattattcctgGGGATTCTCGATTTATCGAGTGATTATTCGTTGGACCTCCGTTGGGGTGCTCCTAGATTTTACGATGCTTCGAACCCTTGTAGTACCCTTGTACTAGCTGTACATAATAATAGGATAACGTTTCTTTCGCAACGTCTTCGCT
Encoded here:
- the LOC128876607 gene encoding uncharacterized protein LOC128876607 isoform X2, with the protein product MDKMRKFGSNDSFESKKPSHVRKLNFGQTILTLDVVKQFHGQKDGALVIDEKVATIPCTEKNELVRNWIESHRDRVLDSDESSQTSPILCSAGTKHVEKSPIFDTRRDLAEKSPIFDTRRKRIRGTKNLNSTVIDSINYECSNHGKSQINKEVIKVPAENNKCVKGDAMHKKENVKRNLFNFESSMNHIKGGNADTSPVLDKSNYSYKRRRRKFTDESSPRTVLDRIENKQANRNVISSPIFTRIQDVKMSPILDKSSYSHKKKRRRLKETNLEETGSSYVDGNMNSINSQHLENKGKIMCSQKQLTLIKRLEDSFQNDHLESVVSKSSTIVEDSIASDSPVSEVKVNIEDSPKDVQDMAKIEIESSNDDDDHFTGFVNVNSDVDKDLSDRIDDVDTQDLNPITEFHKYDLMRRLSIHAPKSASISSQTSTKDSDQTFFSKGEDLRCLLPSVDPSQRISQISSQVIDLSDKSTETRGMITMDESPERANLDPSMQITLLDSGKKKRKPKRGSLSEKLQSVINSQISFVRIWRHQLKQAVKDNTSLPCVVVYVRACTTRFSRQFLEGIATEDPFNLLSRKEENKFPRSIKIMTIPEIVGKIIIMSIAQDRPELYEEVKLYKNAREREKHDNQADLYAVVNTLQHLEKAYIRDCVTPEEYTAACSKLLVQYKAAFKQVQSDQFPTIDAFARAFRLDCPAALERIKEDRPITIRYDKGNTCKSIADIVSLFITLMDKLRLEIKAMDQLHPDLRDLVDTMNRLSILPSDFDGKDKLEEWLQTLNNMSASDELSDTQVRQLIFDLETSYNAFNKILHNS
- the LOC128876607 gene encoding vacuolar protein sorting-associated protein 28 homolog isoform X1, with the protein product MSIAQDRPELYEEVKLYKNAREREKHDNQADLYAVVNTLQHLEKAYIRDCVTPEEYTAACSKLLVQYKAAFKQVQSDQFPTIDAFARAFRLDCPAALERIKEDRPITIRYDKGNTCKSIADIVSLFITLMDKLRLEIKAMDQLHPDLRDLVDTMNRLSILPSDFDGKDKLEEWLQTLNNMSASDELSDTQVRQLIFDLETSYNAFNKILHNS